Proteins from a single region of Candidatus Delongbacteria bacterium:
- a CDS encoding sugar transferase: protein MGRETRILILTDFLTLGLANFLFFLIKFKSGLFPTFYDHSYYELIFIIPVLYIFWAFLFFARNMYKSFYFRNVFEIFLNAFSAIFLGNLFIYLLTFDPSDILPMGRLAFLPYFVLLIVFVAGGRVLFKYFQIKFLRSGKGLRNTLVVGYNKLSKKVIREFENGRLLGMNIIGIIDDDSNLPEYLGQKVIGKYSDFKSIVENNNIREVILARKIDEYRGMSDLIFSINTRNVSFKTVPSMNDLIKGHVKTNEILGFPLTELFPEILTPFQSLIKRVFDVVMALIIFIITIPVMLLTALAIRLETPGGALYSQKRVGKNFQEFTVYKFRSMVKDAEAKTGAVWAVKNDARITRVGNFIRKTRIDELPQLINVLKGDMSFVGPRPERKVFVDDFMKKIPFYYKRLQVKPGLTGWAQVKHKYDETFDDVIDKLRYDLFYIDNMSLKLDFIIMLNTIRVVVLGKGQ from the coding sequence ATGGGACGAGAAACACGAATACTAATACTGACAGACTTTCTAACATTAGGATTGGCAAATTTTCTATTTTTTTTGATAAAGTTTAAGTCCGGTTTGTTTCCAACTTTTTATGATCATAGTTATTATGAGCTGATTTTCATTATACCAGTTCTATATATCTTTTGGGCTTTTTTATTTTTTGCCAGAAATATGTATAAAAGTTTTTATTTCAGAAATGTATTTGAGATTTTTCTTAATGCCTTTTCAGCTATTTTTCTCGGAAACTTATTTATATACTTATTAACATTTGATCCGTCAGATATTCTCCCTATGGGTAGGTTGGCTTTTTTGCCTTACTTCGTACTTCTAATTGTCTTTGTAGCAGGTGGTAGAGTTTTATTTAAATATTTTCAAATAAAATTTCTTAGAAGCGGGAAGGGATTAAGAAATACTCTTGTAGTTGGATATAATAAACTAAGTAAAAAGGTTATAAGAGAATTTGAAAATGGAAGACTTTTGGGAATGAACATAATTGGTATTATTGATGATGATTCTAACCTTCCAGAATATTTGGGACAAAAAGTGATTGGGAAATACAGCGATTTTAAGAGTATTGTAGAAAACAACAATATTCGAGAAGTTATTTTAGCCAGAAAAATTGACGAGTATAGGGGAATGTCAGATCTTATATTTAGTATAAATACAAGAAATGTTTCTTTTAAAACAGTACCTTCAATGAATGACCTGATTAAAGGACATGTTAAAACTAATGAAATTTTAGGATTTCCTCTTACAGAATTGTTTCCAGAAATACTTACTCCATTTCAATCTTTAATCAAAAGAGTGTTTGATGTTGTGATGGCTCTTATAATTTTCATAATAACTATTCCTGTTATGCTACTAACAGCCTTGGCTATAAGATTGGAAACTCCTGGTGGTGCTTTGTACAGTCAAAAAAGAGTAGGGAAAAATTTTCAAGAATTTACTGTCTATAAATTTCGCTCAATGGTAAAAGATGCTGAAGCCAAAACAGGTGCTGTTTGGGCTGTAAAGAATGATGCAAGAATTACCAGAGTAGGGAATTTTATAAGAAAGACAAGGATAGATGAATTGCCTCAATTGATCAATGTGTTGAAAGGTGATATGAGCTTTGTAGGTCCAAGACCGGAAAGAAAGGTTTTTGTAGATGATTTTATGAAAAAAATACCTTTTTACTACAAGAGACTTCAGGTGAAACCAGGACTTACAGGCTGGGCTCAGGTAAAGCATAAATATGATGAAACATTTGACGATGTAATTGATAAACTTAGATATGATCTATTCTATATTGATAACATGAGTCTCAAACTTGATTTTATAATAATGTTAAATACAATTCGTGTCGTTGTTTTGGGGAAAGGACAATAA
- a CDS encoding cysteine desulfurase has translation MKRTYLDNSATTRVDNKVVEIMVKYMMEEYGNPSSQHNYGQQAKFILDESREKVASVINANINEIFFTSGGTESDNWAIRGVVGYALRNKKKVHIVSSSYEHSAIDKTIKNLNIIFPNNEISYTLVKPSKIGYITKEDIEKAVTENTILVSVMHMNSEVGTINDIGKIGKFCRDKKILFHTDAVQSFAKIDIDVRAMNIDLLSVSAHKIHGPKGVGALFIRKNVQIDPLLYGGSQENKMRMGTENLPGIAGFGLACERFIVNYNKCKSKIIDFKKYLIKALNENLDNFTINGDIENGYPGITNITFHDLEGEAIALNMDMDNFAVSTGSACSSGSVEPSRMLLNLGLSEKDAQSSIRISIGIENTMEDIELACKALINTVKRLKSLAG, from the coding sequence TTGAAAAGAACTTATCTAGATAACAGTGCAACAACTCGGGTAGACAACAAAGTAGTTGAAATCATGGTGAAATATATGATGGAGGAATATGGAAACCCCTCTTCCCAACATAATTACGGACAACAGGCAAAATTCATCCTTGATGAAAGCAGAGAAAAAGTTGCTTCTGTAATAAATGCAAACATAAATGAGATCTTTTTTACTTCCGGAGGAACTGAATCTGATAACTGGGCGATAAGAGGAGTGGTTGGATATGCCTTAAGAAACAAGAAAAAAGTTCATATTGTAAGTTCGTCATACGAACATTCTGCAATAGATAAGACTATAAAAAATCTAAATATTATCTTTCCTAATAATGAAATTAGTTACACATTGGTAAAACCTAGCAAAATTGGCTATATTACTAAAGAGGATATTGAGAAAGCTGTTACTGAAAATACCATTCTTGTCTCTGTCATGCATATGAATAGTGAAGTTGGAACCATAAATGATATTGGTAAAATTGGTAAATTTTGCAGAGACAAAAAAATCCTGTTCCATACTGATGCCGTCCAATCTTTTGCCAAAATTGATATCGATGTTAGGGCTATGAACATTGATCTCCTTTCTGTTTCAGCACATAAAATTCACGGACCAAAGGGTGTTGGAGCACTTTTCATTCGAAAAAATGTACAGATAGATCCTCTTCTATACGGGGGTTCTCAAGAAAATAAAATGAGAATGGGAACGGAAAATCTACCAGGCATAGCAGGATTTGGACTTGCCTGTGAAAGATTTATTGTAAATTATAATAAGTGTAAATCTAAAATTATAGATTTTAAAAAATATTTAATTAAAGCACTAAATGAGAATCTCGATAATTTCACAATCAATGGTGATATTGAAAACGGATATCCGGGAATTACAAATATCACTTTTCATGATCTTGAAGGAGAGGCAATAGCTTTGAATATGGATATGGATAATTTTGCTGTTTCTACTGGCAGTGCTTGTTCATCGGGAAGCGTGGAACCTTCAAGGATGTTATTAAATCTAGGTCTAAGTGAAAAAGATGCTCAAAGTTCAATCAGAATCTCAATTGGTATAGAAAATACAATGGAAGATATTGAGCTTGCATGTAAAGCTTTAATAAATACGGTAAAAAGGCTTAAGAGTCTGGCTGGTTAA
- a CDS encoding HAD family hydrolase, giving the protein MNNIKTITLDFWDTIFRYPFSEEIFLKRVDFTYEDLKDYVSYQVIYQEIKHQYVFFQMIWDKEHRTPTTNEMFTNTFIRLGIEPSPELLAKQIKFYEELILSEEIEPIDGVESILKYLSKKYKLVIISDTGFEPGNILREILTKFNFLRYFSGFVFSNEVGSSKPNENMFKKALSYTGSKFSESIHIGDRENKDIEGALNCGMKAILFAGEREDDFETSKATYKIKSWKEIYNLL; this is encoded by the coding sequence ATGAACAATATCAAGACAATTACATTAGATTTTTGGGATACTATATTTAGGTATCCCTTTAGTGAAGAGATCTTTCTGAAGAGGGTTGATTTCACTTACGAAGATTTAAAGGATTATGTTTCCTACCAAGTGATCTATCAAGAGATAAAGCATCAATATGTCTTTTTCCAAATGATATGGGATAAAGAACATAGAACTCCTACAACCAATGAGATGTTTACAAATACTTTTATTAGACTTGGTATTGAACCAAGTCCAGAACTTCTGGCAAAGCAGATTAAATTTTATGAAGAACTAATTCTTAGTGAAGAAATCGAACCGATAGATGGAGTAGAGAGTATTTTAAAATACCTTTCTAAAAAATATAAACTTGTTATAATTTCTGATACAGGTTTTGAACCGGGAAATATTCTTAGAGAGATACTTACAAAGTTTAATTTTTTAAGATATTTTTCAGGCTTTGTTTTTTCAAATGAGGTTGGAAGTTCAAAGCCAAATGAGAACATGTTTAAAAAAGCTTTAAGTTATACAGGATCAAAGTTTTCAGAATCCATACATATTGGAGATAGGGAGAATAAGGATATAGAGGGAGCTCTTAATTGTGGAATGAAAGCTATACTTTTTGCGGGAGAAAGAGAAGATGATTTTGAAACCTCTAAGGCTACCTATAAGATAAAATCATGGAAAGAAATATACAATCTGCTCTAA
- the dapF gene encoding diaminopimelate epimerase: MKFYKIQGGGNDFIFPIDLINLDRNEIAKLCTRGVSVGADGIIFVKEKSGFDFEMIYYNKDGSLAEFCGNGARCSVRYAIERGIVGKNSSIHFLAGDGEHYAYKVGNDIALQMNFNGVIEKLAIEGIDGYYLNTGVPHFVILCETDCFDITLAKKIRYNAYFPRGTNVNFVWKENNRYKIRTYERGVEDETLACGTGITASGIILNKEKKGKVFIESKYGYIFEVDTNDNITLTGSTEVVYTGETVNTI, translated from the coding sequence ATGAAGTTTTATAAGATTCAGGGTGGTGGAAATGATTTCATCTTCCCTATCGACTTAATCAATTTAGATAGAAATGAGATTGCAAAATTGTGCACAAGAGGAGTTTCTGTAGGTGCAGATGGTATCATTTTTGTCAAAGAAAAATCAGGATTCGATTTCGAAATGATCTATTATAATAAGGACGGATCTCTTGCTGAGTTTTGTGGAAATGGAGCTCGTTGCTCTGTTAGATATGCGATTGAACGTGGTATTGTTGGAAAAAACTCTTCGATACACTTCTTGGCTGGAGATGGTGAGCATTATGCTTACAAAGTAGGAAATGATATTGCATTACAAATGAATTTCAATGGAGTTATTGAGAAACTTGCAATTGAAGGAATAGATGGGTATTATCTTAACACAGGTGTTCCCCATTTCGTGATTTTATGTGAGACAGACTGTTTTGACATCACACTGGCTAAGAAAATTAGATACAATGCTTATTTCCCACGTGGTACAAATGTAAACTTTGTATGGAAAGAAAATAATAGATATAAAATTAGGACTTATGAAAGAGGTGTTGAAGATGAGACTTTGGCATGTGGCACAGGAATTACAGCTTCAGGAATAATCTTAAATAAAGAAAAAAAAGGTAAAGTTTTTATAGAATCAAAATATGGCTATATTTTCGAAGTAGATACTAATGACAATATAACATTAACAGGTTCTACAGAGGTTGTTTACACTGGAGAAACAGTGAATACTATCTAA
- a CDS encoding chemotaxis protein CheX has product MKYELIETLMKIYSVSDILIYLDSNLKQVYNNNSIEYFADQKSFFSREMRNFLKVTEVIDYKVLSYLKNSDNYIYCDTAYYMLNRKNNLILKTDILDEDLISITGFISLRISQILHYDYITEENLKLRTTNENLHQKNIKLEKDYNNRTHKMIYLLNHLEEGFLTFGEDLIVEDESSFECMNIFNTFVGKKLFPEIIYPDDPDQQEFLTNLLNAIFKENDLKKREVYSSLLPKEINYNEKHLKIEFKKIMEFTSISKEKFMVIISDQTKQKTLEIEMEKERNILNMVIKSVVDYNDLMYMIRQYENFCGDYIYNLKDSTKIFDRVYSEVMRRIHTFKGNFSQLGMVNLAPNLHKAEEKIGLAFEKGEFHDNASFSKFLNEIPFTSWLNQDMSILYGILSVSFFSQDSKLILYKDRLEQLITNVKTILPQFESKLIEAEIKKLARKPFRRMILPLVEYTEKLAENYGKNLDEVFIEGGDFFVEIEKFSGFCKSLIHIVRNAVIHGIEEPEERAESSKPEAGNISILIEKKADEIIVEISDDGRGLNIDIIKETAIKNKIINSHELNRMNDVEILNLIFTDGFSTSEDIDEVSGRGVGMGAVIDELNKLGGNVKIESIVGSGTKFFFSIPDIEENLLDKEIKIENLIKPISETLEIYLKENLSIEVMETTGFSLSEDQEVTIKKFGSILRLSGIVQGVFVITGDEELIRDMAGKFLNDGEPIGDSEIVMVLAEQLNIVIGNSIKKFEDIEDLVDIDSPFTLRSGETTIKYLDSNIWKCDINTGKGRLSVSFVTSSGVEMTEKNLEA; this is encoded by the coding sequence ATGAAATATGAACTGATTGAAACACTTATGAAAATATATTCAGTTAGTGATATTCTGATATATTTGGATAGTAACCTTAAACAAGTTTATAACAATAATTCGATTGAATATTTCGCAGATCAAAAATCATTTTTTTCCAGAGAGATGAGAAACTTTTTAAAAGTTACTGAAGTAATTGACTATAAGGTTTTGAGTTATCTAAAAAATAGCGATAATTATATCTACTGTGACACTGCTTATTATATGCTAAACAGAAAAAACAATCTTATTCTCAAAACCGATATTTTAGATGAGGATCTGATATCTATAACTGGGTTTATATCATTGAGAATATCACAAATTTTGCATTATGATTATATTACCGAAGAAAATTTGAAACTTAGAACTACAAATGAAAATCTACATCAAAAAAATATAAAATTGGAAAAAGACTACAACAATCGAACCCACAAAATGATATATCTTTTAAATCATCTTGAAGAAGGGTTTCTTACTTTTGGAGAAGACCTTATAGTTGAAGATGAATCAAGTTTTGAATGTATGAATATCTTCAATACTTTCGTGGGGAAAAAATTGTTTCCTGAGATAATCTATCCTGATGATCCTGATCAACAGGAGTTTTTAACGAACCTTTTGAATGCAATCTTTAAAGAAAATGATTTAAAAAAGAGAGAGGTCTACAGTTCTTTATTACCAAAGGAAATAAACTATAATGAAAAACATCTGAAAATCGAGTTCAAAAAGATAATGGAGTTTACTTCCATTTCAAAAGAGAAATTTATGGTGATTATTTCAGACCAAACGAAACAAAAAACCCTAGAAATTGAGATGGAAAAAGAACGTAATATATTGAATATGGTTATAAAATCTGTAGTAGACTACAATGATCTAATGTATATGATCAGGCAGTACGAGAATTTCTGTGGCGATTACATTTACAACTTAAAAGATTCAACTAAAATTTTTGATAGAGTATATTCTGAGGTTATGAGGAGAATCCATACTTTTAAAGGGAATTTTTCCCAACTTGGAATGGTTAACCTCGCACCAAACTTGCATAAAGCAGAAGAAAAAATAGGATTAGCCTTTGAAAAAGGCGAGTTTCATGACAATGCATCATTTTCAAAATTTCTGAATGAAATACCATTTACTTCTTGGCTAAATCAAGATATGTCGATTTTGTATGGAATACTGAGTGTTTCATTTTTCTCGCAAGATAGTAAGCTTATTCTGTACAAAGATAGATTAGAACAATTAATTACCAATGTTAAAACAATTTTACCTCAATTTGAATCAAAATTAATTGAAGCTGAAATAAAGAAACTAGCAAGAAAACCATTTAGAAGAATGATCCTTCCACTTGTAGAATACACTGAAAAATTAGCCGAGAATTATGGAAAAAATTTAGATGAAGTTTTTATAGAAGGGGGTGATTTCTTTGTCGAGATTGAAAAATTTTCAGGTTTTTGTAAATCTCTAATACACATCGTAAGAAATGCTGTTATTCATGGAATAGAAGAACCAGAAGAAAGAGCTGAGTCATCGAAGCCTGAAGCAGGGAATATCTCAATTCTGATTGAAAAAAAAGCGGATGAAATTATTGTGGAAATCTCAGATGACGGTAGAGGATTAAATATTGACATTATTAAAGAGACGGCAATAAAAAATAAAATCATCAATAGTCATGAATTAAACAGAATGAATGATGTAGAAATTTTAAATCTCATTTTCACTGATGGATTTAGCACTAGTGAAGATATTGATGAAGTCTCTGGTAGAGGAGTTGGGATGGGGGCTGTTATTGACGAACTCAATAAATTAGGTGGAAATGTCAAAATTGAATCTATTGTAGGATCTGGAACTAAGTTCTTTTTTTCCATTCCGGACATTGAGGAAAATTTACTGGATAAAGAAATTAAGATTGAAAATTTGATAAAACCGATTTCTGAAACTTTGGAAATTTATCTTAAAGAAAATCTCTCCATTGAAGTTATGGAAACAACAGGATTTTCTCTTTCAGAGGATCAGGAGGTTACCATCAAAAAATTCGGTTCAATTTTAAGACTATCGGGTATTGTTCAGGGTGTCTTTGTTATAACAGGTGATGAAGAGTTGATAAGAGACATGGCTGGTAAATTTTTAAATGATGGAGAACCCATTGGTGATAGTGAAATCGTAATGGTATTAGCAGAGCAATTGAATATAGTCATTGGAAATTCAATCAAAAAATTCGAAGATATTGAGGACCTTGTTGATATAGATTCTCCATTTACATTGAGGAGTGGAGAAACAACTATCAAATATCTTGACTCCAACATATGGAAATGCGATATTAATACGGGAAAAGGCAGATTAAGTGTTAGTTTTGTCACCTCATCAGGAGTTGAGATGACAGAAAAAAATTTGGAGGCTTAG
- a CDS encoding response regulator, giving the protein MAKILVVDDSLVMKRKLKMVLAKAGHRVVAFASNGIFALKEYEKHQPDIVTMDITMPSMNGIDAVKRILSSYPKARIIMVSALNQQNLIFSAIEAGAKHYIVKPIREEKILEVIDQVLKDYP; this is encoded by the coding sequence ATGGCAAAAATACTTGTGGTGGATGATTCTTTGGTTATGAAAAGAAAGCTCAAAATGGTTTTAGCTAAAGCAGGTCACAGAGTCGTAGCTTTTGCTTCAAATGGTATTTTTGCATTAAAGGAATATGAAAAGCATCAACCAGATATTGTAACTATGGATATTACAATGCCTTCCATGAATGGAATTGATGCCGTAAAAAGAATCTTATCTTCCTATCCAAAGGCTAGAATTATAATGGTAAGTGCTCTTAATCAACAAAATTTAATTTTTTCAGCCATTGAAGCTGGAGCTAAACACTATATTGTTAAACCGATCAGAGAAGAAAAAATTTTGGAAGTCATTGATCAAGTTTTAAAGGATTATCCATAA
- a CDS encoding DUF350 domain-containing protein: protein MKDFSVYFNWEDISLLNNWEPFLFLVMTLFFLWFGKKVFDLIVKFKVDIELTTNDNKAFAISFTGYLLSIGIIVWGVVDSPSISLQEDVTGIIVWSIVGIVLLNISRFLNDKFLLYQFNNTKEIIVDKNPGTGAVEFGTYVGTSFIIFSLVHGEAGYWLDDVISTVLFFVSSQILFIIFGFIYQKITKFDLHAEIERDNIAAGVSFGLTLVSVGYLIGEAVGKSDSLLFLLIWFTGGSILLIVLRKITSKLMFPHHKLDDEISKDMNWGVSLIEGVVAFSTVLLLNSVF, encoded by the coding sequence ATGAAAGATTTCAGTGTTTATTTTAACTGGGAAGATATATCCCTTTTGAACAATTGGGAGCCGTTTCTTTTTTTGGTTATGACTCTCTTTTTCTTATGGTTCGGCAAAAAAGTCTTTGATCTGATAGTTAAATTTAAAGTTGATATTGAATTGACAACAAATGATAATAAAGCTTTTGCTATAAGTTTTACGGGATATCTATTATCTATAGGAATAATTGTTTGGGGTGTCGTTGATAGCCCATCGATATCACTTCAGGAAGATGTCACTGGTATTATAGTTTGGAGTATAGTTGGTATAGTTTTACTGAATATCAGCAGGTTTCTAAATGATAAATTTCTTTTATATCAATTCAACAATACAAAAGAAATTATTGTGGATAAAAATCCTGGAACTGGAGCAGTTGAATTTGGAACTTATGTAGGAACTTCTTTTATCATTTTCTCTCTTGTTCATGGCGAAGCAGGCTATTGGCTTGATGATGTTATATCCACTGTTTTATTTTTTGTCTCATCTCAAATTTTGTTCATTATTTTTGGTTTCATATATCAAAAAATAACAAAATTTGACCTTCATGCAGAAATTGAAAGAGATAATATTGCTGCTGGAGTTTCTTTTGGATTAACTTTAGTATCTGTTGGTTATCTTATTGGTGAAGCTGTAGGAAAATCAGATTCTCTTTTGTTCCTTTTGATTTGGTTTACAGGAGGCTCAATTCTACTAATAGTTTTAAGGAAAATAACATCAAAATTAATGTTTCCTCACCATAAACTGGATGACGAAATCAGTAAGGATATGAATTGGGGAGTTTCCCTCATTGAAGGTGTTGTTGCATTTAGTACAGTACTGTTACTGAATTCTGTATTTTAA
- a CDS encoding glycosyltransferase family 2 protein, with product MKKISVFIPARNEEGNIEELLEKVDNAFQSLKNYKCELIMVNDGSTDKTGELLESAKKKYDFLKVFHHRKGQGLTQAMKTGFEHVTGEFVLFLPADLESDPEEDIPKLTHSLVESNLDVVTGWRQGRGDGKNLSSFIYNAISRSLFGVKVHDMNWIKGFKRELLDDLELRSDWHRFIIMMAANKGYTIGEVKTSWHHRKAGKSKFGLMRFPIALVDTLVVKFNMVFGSKPMHFFSMIGLFVMLAGFIGLVFLAYHYLVNDTQIRPLFTLSTTLLIAGIQLFVTGFLAEIVVSQKDEISEIRKKMKAFERKSPDNEA from the coding sequence ATGAAAAAAATCTCCGTTTTTATCCCTGCACGTAATGAAGAAGGTAATATTGAAGAGCTTTTAGAAAAGGTTGATAATGCCTTTCAAAGTTTGAAAAACTATAAATGTGAACTTATAATGGTTAATGATGGCTCAACAGACAAAACCGGTGAGTTGTTAGAATCAGCAAAGAAAAAGTATGATTTTCTGAAAGTTTTCCATCATCGAAAAGGGCAGGGTCTTACTCAGGCAATGAAAACGGGATTTGAACACGTAACCGGAGAGTTTGTTTTATTTCTTCCTGCAGATCTGGAGTCTGATCCAGAGGAAGATATCCCAAAATTAACACACTCCCTCGTCGAATCAAATTTAGATGTTGTTACAGGCTGGAGGCAAGGGAGAGGAGATGGCAAAAACCTATCCTCCTTCATTTACAATGCTATTTCCAGATCTCTTTTTGGAGTTAAGGTTCATGATATGAACTGGATTAAAGGATTCAAAAGAGAACTTTTAGACGATCTTGAGTTGCGATCCGATTGGCATAGATTTATAATCATGATGGCTGCCAATAAAGGTTATACTATTGGTGAAGTTAAAACAAGCTGGCACCATAGAAAAGCTGGAAAATCAAAATTCGGATTAATGAGATTTCCTATCGCTTTGGTGGATACTCTAGTTGTTAAATTCAATATGGTTTTCGGTTCAAAGCCTATGCATTTTTTTTCTATGATAGGATTGTTTGTTATGCTTGCAGGGTTTATCGGGCTAGTGTTTTTGGCATATCATTATCTTGTAAATGATACACAGATAAGACCTCTTTTTACTTTATCGACAACACTTTTAATAGCTGGTATACAATTATTTGTTACAGGCTTTTTGGCAGAAATTGTAGTTTCTCAAAAAGATGAAATCTCTGAGATTCGAAAAAAAATGAAAGCTTTTGAAAGGAAATCTCCTGATAATGAAGCCTAG
- a CDS encoding glycosyltransferase: MKPSIVVITHCFPANSKDLPGNFLYDFFLELKKFCEIIVITPDYGIEKDFEFLKKATDKVVFYDWGDKRRLAEFKTCFKDIKSIISMIKNGKNELKKVLKTEKVSLVLSSWAIPAGIISYRIKKRKILWALGSDINNFSKSFINLFLLKNILSNQDNLLTNSYQLKKKISKLFGFNSQILTTTRILEPKTKLNRTEDYLSLLFVGRIENVKGLDILINALHYAHIENFTLKVIGDGSLRSYCYNLVNEYNLQSKIHFLGNMNGDDVAAHMVISDYLIIPSRSESMPVVFWEAMQMSLPVIASNCGDLAFYAEKFDTCRIFDGSVRDLSEILNFIYHFPLLREQLSKNTSKAVSFVNPAHNAEKFYKNYLMPITE; encoded by the coding sequence ATGAAGCCTAGTATTGTTGTGATTACTCATTGTTTCCCGGCAAATTCAAAAGATTTACCGGGAAATTTTTTGTATGACTTCTTTTTGGAATTAAAAAAATTTTGTGAAATAATCGTTATTACTCCTGATTATGGAATTGAAAAAGATTTTGAGTTTCTAAAAAAAGCAACTGATAAAGTAGTATTCTATGATTGGGGCGATAAAAGAAGACTTGCAGAATTTAAAACCTGTTTCAAGGATATAAAATCGATCATTTCAATGATAAAAAATGGAAAGAATGAATTAAAGAAAGTATTAAAAACAGAAAAAGTTAGCCTTGTGCTTTCTTCATGGGCAATTCCAGCTGGTATAATAAGTTATAGAATTAAAAAAAGAAAAATTTTATGGGCACTGGGTAGTGATATTAACAATTTCAGCAAAAGCTTTATCAATTTATTCTTATTGAAAAATATATTGTCTAATCAGGACAACCTTCTAACGAACAGCTATCAACTGAAAAAAAAAATATCAAAATTATTTGGATTTAACAGTCAAATTTTGACCACAACAAGAATTCTAGAACCAAAAACTAAATTGAATCGAACAGAAGATTATCTGTCACTACTTTTTGTAGGTAGAATTGAGAATGTCAAGGGTCTTGATATTTTAATTAATGCCCTTCATTATGCACATATCGAAAATTTTACATTGAAGGTAATAGGTGATGGTTCTTTGAGAAGTTATTGCTACAATTTAGTAAATGAATATAATCTACAATCAAAAATACATTTTCTAGGTAATATGAATGGTGATGATGTTGCAGCACATATGGTTATATCAGATTATTTAATTATCCCTTCCAGAAGTGAAAGTATGCCCGTAGTTTTCTGGGAAGCCATGCAAATGTCATTACCTGTAATAGCTAGTAATTGCGGTGATCTTGCCTTCTATGCTGAGAAATTTGATACGTGTAGAATATTTGACGGGTCAGTTAGAGATTTGTCTGAAATTTTAAATTTCATATATCATTTTCCACTATTAAGAGAGCAACTAAGTAAAAATACTTCAAAAGCTGTATCCTTTGTGAATCCAGCCCATAATGCTGAAAAATTCTATAAAAATTATCTAATGCCAATTACAGAGTAA
- a CDS encoding MerR family transcriptional regulator, with the protein MEIKNKLYYTISEVAEILEENQSTIRFWEKSYPKFFKFKRKNNNQQKRYTVADIQILQRIKELVRISGLGIKEAEHQLIDFIPNQSFETMLETKKGLIVDMQISENNSFSEALVLISKIRLSLKKLRTE; encoded by the coding sequence ATGGAAATTAAGAACAAACTATATTACACAATATCTGAGGTTGCAGAAATCTTAGAGGAAAATCAGAGCACGATACGATTTTGGGAGAAAAGCTATCCTAAATTTTTCAAATTCAAACGAAAAAATAATAACCAGCAAAAAAGATATACTGTAGCAGATATACAAATCTTACAAAGGATCAAAGAATTGGTTAGAATTTCAGGACTTGGAATTAAAGAAGCTGAACATCAGCTTATAGACTTCATTCCAAATCAAAGTTTTGAAACGATGTTAGAAACTAAAAAAGGTCTTATAGTTGATATGCAAATATCTGAAAATAACAGTTTCTCTGAAGCTTTGGTTCTTATCTCTAAAATCAGATTATCATTAAAAAAACTTAGAACTGAATAA